The Episyrphus balteatus chromosome 3, idEpiBalt1.1, whole genome shotgun sequence genome segment TTCTTAAAATAGTCGTAATAGGAACTCCGGGAACATATCCTACATTTACTTTTTGATcgtctttaaataaaattaaaaaaacattaaaaagttatttattatttatattttaacttttaaaaatagaccagggtcgataatttttgaaaccaaaaaaaatcatagtagaatgaaacccattggaaaaggaggtgaatatgatgaaaaataaaggaaaaataaattacgggcgagccgagttcgggaagtgggtgggttgagtttttaatggtaaaaaatggtatatctcgatttccggctaaactacaaatcctatagaaaaaagttgtatagcagagttgtaggtaataaaaagatctacaacttttgtatcaacaattttttcacataacctcaaaatttatgtgaaaaattcaaaaaaccgagtttttggttttttatttttatctttttcaaaaacaaaaatttttctacaaaatttggtgaaaatttaccttattatgtcccaaatatactgtaatttatttgatttaaaatattaatttgttcaccttattttgacttaatacaaaaaaaacaccctaattttcaaacgaaaattcacgtgtcaaaatatcagcttttttcaaaaagtcggtgggcatttcgttctttaaaatgtttattttctgatggtgtaaaaaaaattttacattagtatactatagaacatgttttagtaaaattcaaaaaatgaaaaaaagcttgaattcgaaaaaaaatttttatcattgtttacaattttggcctatttattcaaatttacactttaattactcaaaaaacgtaagatttcatgtaacattgattaatcttacgttttttgagtaattaaagtgtaaatttgaataaataggccaacaatgtaaacaatgataaaaattttttttcgaattctagcttttttcattttttgaattttactaaaacatgttctgtagtatactaatgtaaaattttttttacaccatcagaaaatagacattttaaagaacgaaatgcccaccgactttttgaaaaaagctgatactttgacacgtgaattttcgtttgaaaattagggtgttttttttgtattaagtcaaaataaggtgaacaaattaatattttaaatcaaataaattacagtgtatttgggacataataaggtaaattttcaccaaattttgtagaaaaatttttgtttttgaaaaagataaaaataaaaaaccaaaaactcggttttttgaatttttcacataaaatttgaggttatgtgaaaaaattgttgatacaaaagttgtagatctttttattacctacaactctgctatacaacttttttctataggatttgtagtttagccggaaatcgagatataccattttttaccattaaaaactcaacccacccacttcccgaactcggctcgcccgtaatttatttttcctttcattcttatcatattccccttcttttccaatgggtttcatcctactatgatttttttgtactttttaatgtttttgaaggcatcggcactggtctaaaacCTTACCAATTGAACAAAATCTATCAAACAAATAAGATTTTGGTATTTCATGGGGATATAGTCTTTCGAGAACAACCAAATCTCTTATTCGATCTGCTAAACAACGATTTTGTAGGTCTTTGCTATTCCATGGTTGAATATGATCTACTTGATTATATTCATTGACATATGATATTGTTATAGCACCCTTAATACTATcggaaaatctcaataaaaatgttCCAGGTGGTCGTGATTGTAATTTTTCTGTAGTAGCCTTCTTACTTATGAAACCTTCAATCAAATCGGCATTCCAAGGTTCAAGCAAACGTTCTTTGATAAGTTTTATCGTATAATAGAACCATTCCCAGAATGTGAAAGGGAATCCAGTCAATTCATCTTTGCAGAATTTTGTCCAAGAGATTTCTACTTCGGGTATCATGTTGTGGTTGGGGAAGAATTTTTCATCTGtggataagaaaaaataaagatgaaCATTATTTTACAGCAAACTAATAGTTTGAAGggcaaaaatatacaattttgaaatagaGATTAATCATGTCTTAAGGAATTCTCAAGATTGCTCTACAATTTGGCTTGTTCAAAAGAAAACTTTCCTACAAAAATTCGAtagttttaactttttaattaatgatccgTCCATTAATGaatgattttttcaatattttttttcttagaatgttaaggatttgaattgaaaaaaaacattaagcaatatttaaatgtttcaatttgaaaataattttcatactTATACATGGAAAAAAATTACCACCTATAAACAAGCGGATTCTGTATTAAAGTAAGCGGATTTCcacatgtttgtttttttttgccaaaatgacTTCCGCCTTAAACTAAGCGAACAAatcttcataatttttttaatgtgcaaattcaaaacaaatccacttaatttaagaggaaaatcatcttatttttatgcggaaatatttaaaaaaaaactggcagccgctggggattgATCGAACTGTAAAGCGGTTTTTgagttaaaaattgaattgaaaatattaaaatgaaatgaagttcaaCTTAATTTTAGGcgatttcctttttttctccgtgtacccTTCTTAGCaatgaattattatttgttttctgAAAAATTGATGTAAATTTAATCATTTTACCTTTCTCCaatgaaaaatgtttgctttCAATAAGTAACTTATTAAAAATTACATCAACCATAATTGTTAAATCATAATTtaccatttttaaaacttattatttttgatatctttactaaaaatacaaattaaaagcgCGACTGGCTTTTATAGTCCAAGTTACTGCGGATGTAACaccctcttaaaaaaaaacataaaattcgttcctaacatgaaaaaaaaaaaaaaatacttcatagATGGTTTAAGCTCCAAACACTTTGATAATATCTTCTTTCAATTAGTACTTCATTCTTAAAATGTAATAataagtcactgtggcgtatgcgtaacatttatttctatagaaaaacttaaacaattAGGTAATAATAAAGTTCTTATCCCTGAATAATTTATCTAACGGGATTTTCATTACTGATCATATCGTCGGctcaaaggaaaaactcactaactgCTATTGAAATCCTATGTgagtgagtttttcctttggacATATGTATAAACCGaatatattatgtatgtataaacgCAGAATTTCTAGactaacaaaatttattttaaagggATAACATCAAAATTAAGTCAGAAAACTGGAAGAAGTgcgttgaaaaataaattgcacgactggggtcgcacgtacttgctcttatgcttaaagtaactataatgttaaagctttttattcaagaaatttaaaatttgatattttgaagaaatttcataataaagtagtataaaaaaattaaatctgtttttataattaataaaactccgttttaaaatatcttaaaaaaaaaaaacaaatatgccattttatttctcgtataaaaaggtatttttagaaaaaaaattttgaaaattgtaggagccgttttttaaaaaaataattttttatatataaaatttttttaacatttttaaaaaaataagttggtatgccattttgaagaaataattaatttacacataaaaactaaatttcaaaatttttcattgatccgttttcaaaaaattgatttttcaaaaaaaaaatttgaaatattttttaaaaaccaaaaatgcgttttttgaaaattttctaaaattttaatattatctttacttacacacttttgtataaaaattttcatttaaatcgggttaattttgtacgagatattcagaaacgaaaaaaaccgttctatgacaggtaccgttaataacggtacaaaaaatattttttttatttaaaaagttggcccttatgtgtagtactacacacaaaaattttaatcaaaatcgttagagccgtttttgaaaaaaaattaccttttctatttccgttatatggcacacagagaaaaatagaccacataaaatagaacaaaaacaataagatttctctatggttttcatccaagaaggaaaccttattaaaacaatcgggttttccttattgttttaaaatctgcaaaaaaataaaaaaaaagatgaccaggctgggaatcgaactggagacttcaaatctttagtcgcccaccttaccacctgaaccaacctgccatgaaaatattgatcgcgatttttgttctagtgctaagttgcaaaaaaaatcaacttttgagtcaaattttaataagattttctctataaaaataataagaaatctccttaaaaaaaccttattaatcgttgattttaataagatttccttatgaaatgtatggacggtaaaacaatatggcaatctgttagtttttagcgggtcatatttttctctgtgcaggtaccgttagttttggtcataaaaaaaaaatttcaatttcccctctagggaatcaccaaaaactgctaaccaccaagtttgaagaaaatcacttcactcgtttaggctgcagctccagatagagacagatacacagacagacagacagacagaattgccggacccacttttttggcattctccatcatcgtaatgtcatgtaaaattgttatctcgagttcgattttttttacgaatcctaaacttgccctatagtacctatgtatatcgcaagtaaaaatgtttggatactaaaagaatatacatttttctaagcatgcacattagggtgtgtcacttttgtatggtgGAAAAAAGTACtgtaattttgcaatgtaatagtgttaaaagttgtattagggtctaaggtttaagaatatgtaaaaataatttaaatttcgttcgtatttggctcgctcaaatcggttgaagttgttaagaaaaaaaaaaaaaaaaaaaacgattttatatgaaaaaatgattttttttcttcactaaTTATTTCGCACTTTCcttactaagtgttcaattccaacaaatataagcttaaaagttttttttaacgtgaaagcctaaaaatatttaatattttttttgtatccaaacggcgcaatcaaaataaaaacatacatatgtttaagaaatctctaaaaatccaaattccTTCCtttattttgagcgagccaaagatattaattaaaatgacaaTTGTAAATgcagaatttaattttgataagcaatgtaacttttaaaagctattacatttaaaaattccatagtttagcattttgacacaccctaatgcacattcaaaaatattgttcaaatcgaaaaaaaaaaaaaaataatccatgAATgtcccaaattttgttttagtcgATCCACTGTTTGGCATCATGAGTCACAAAACGCATGCGTGCTCCAGCAGTCTTTAATATTTAGTTAAGGTTGTAGGCTGTCTTTAAGTGCTAAGCAATTTTCACGTTGCAATTTGACTTCATTTAAAAGGGTTATAATTGCATATTGTTTTCCAATGGTGGTTTAACCATCTTAAGTCATTTTGTACCTGTTCAAGTTCTAGCTCTGTCAACTCCGAAAATTGTTCCCTCGCGTCTCTTTCCCTCTTCTATTACAATTATTTCCTTTTCTTAAGACGTGAATGTTTGCAATTGCTTATCTGTCCAGTTCCAATTTTTGTTGCCAATTGGTCTGCAGtgatgttttttcttggtttgagTAGCTGGATTAACTATTCCCAAGAAATACCAATAGCGGCCAGGGCTGCCAGAAATCatgttttaccatttttttttatgttttttgaattaaaatcatgttttaatgttttcgtgtacaaaatcatgttttttttttaaattcaaggaaaaacgtttaaaggcttaactatatacaccactttttaaaaaagtacaaaagtgaaaatattttttttctggctagcgcaatttttttgtgaaaaagagtatacaaattgttttttaaaaccatttgttttaattttaagtccgaaaaactatacaaaaatgcgtttgaaaattttcactttagtACTTTTGCACTTTAAAAGCcaatgtagttcaggcttaacaaTCATTTTGTAAGCCATAACTCCATACCTGAAGTCCGTTTATATGAAATTAACCTTAAAGGCATAACTACAACGAGCACTTTTAGCAAAAAGTGagcattttcaaattcattttgtgAGAGTTTTCTGaccgaaaaatgaaaaacaattatgCAATTGGTTCCAAACACTTGTAGTTTTATTTTCAGAATCACTTTGCGctagaaagaaacaaaatttttgaagtgaaaacttctttagtatagtagtgatttgaaacaagatgaaacgaaaacgcgacacgacttcaacttgttataacttttttgttttaatagatagatgaatgaaatttgtactgtagataggttattaaataaattataattgcacaaaatttcaattaatttcatattcaaaattcggagataacggtaaaaagatgttctttttcaacacacgttatattgatctagtgcacatacaaatttgatttaactttaatacgcatgctgataacataaccttttatttgatatatcacacataacgttacgtgctctacaagttacacaatcttaaattgaaaaaaaaaaaaaattaaaaatacctcaaaacacctgtggagatctgttggcgatgaccagctaccagtgtaggaaataccataatctcagtctggaaattcgacatggttgactttaaaaaattctaacttctcttgtaggcatctttgaaataagatttatgcatcattatacaaggtgaagcAATAAgatttcacatggtataaaattttgtataggttgtcaaacaaaaaaattgatttaatagcatgagaacataaaataaatgtttttttttttctttttggatgaaatttcatcgagtttaaaaaattctagctttttttgtagatgtctcatacacctgatcgatatatgtatatattttgagctaagacaataagctttcagatggtgtaaaaatttgtataggttgttagggaaaaaaatggatttaatagtgtgagaagatatagaaaatacgtgttttttcgctttttttgatggaaattgatcgagttcaaaaaattctagctctttttgtagatgtctcatagacttgatcgatatatatattttgagctaagacaataagctttcagatgatataaaatttatctaggttgtcatataaaaaacatggatttgaaggtgatagaataaaaataggtagattttttctattttttttttttgcaagaaaaatgattttttaaggtttcacttctaccaagtGTGAactgcacacatgattttttttactttacttttacttttttactttcccactttttacaaaaaagtgcTCGTTGTAGTTATGTCTTAATGAGTACAAATTATGGacttatttatgttttattcctgcctgttttttttataatttataaaacaaaaaaacactaaaaatttCTACTCACACAAAAAATATCTGTTTGCATCGGTGAATCCACGTTTGGTTtctgaaaaacattttaaataaagtgcTTCTGATAATTTCGTCCATGAAACTCTATCCGGAACAACAAATAGATCCCGTCCAATTTCCGAAAAGGCATTATCCCACATAATGGTGGCACAAGCTTGGTGTTCTTGATTTCCATGAACAATTACAACTACAGGTGGAGATAGTGTTGAgacctaagatttttttttttcaaaataattaatattcagaccctttattttattcaaactcACAGTAAAAGAAGAATTATTTACTACTACAGTCATACGAAAGAGTAAGGCTAATTTTTCATCCATAACACTTTCAGAGCTTCCTCTGCGTTCAGCtcgttgaatttttttgatttgtagggctctgtaaaaaaaataaatcattttttattgcatAGTTTTAggaaaaagtacatttttgaagttttacttGAAATTAGCGGAATAGACACGATTCTGTTCCTGATATTCCATTTTAACTTCATTTCCCCGGATTTCTTTTGAAGATGCATTTATGGcttggtttattttttgtcctttGTTAAGATGTCTTGCCTGGTCCTCTACAAAACAGGAAGTGTTAacaatattgaaataaaatttttttcaaaattacaataCCTGGTACAACAATACATTCAACATTCGAGATGCTATTATTTAATCCCAATTGTGGCCCAATAAGCCATCTCACTGAAGCTgtgaaactgttaaaaaacaccctttaaactAAATTCAAACATGATTTCTAGTACCCGTAAACTTactttgtatttgttttaataacctGATTAGGCTGATTATCCACAATAAACGAATCAATCATCAAATTCTCTTGTTTAATTCTAATTTCCTGTGCCAATTGTTCAAGCCGTTCATCGGGCAAAGCACTATTTCGCATTCTTCTCATCCTTACCGAATCAATCAACTGCAGCAATCTAAAAGTTACTTCCACCAACAAttcaatacaattttgtatttgatttaatttatttatttgaacattattttgtatttgattgGAATTATCTTTCTGTGGAACATCGACATTACAAATTCGTATCTGTTGTCTTTGCCAGTTTTTGAGTTCATCAAAAACTGATCTCTGACTAAGATCATAGCCTTGAAAGATTTTTGTCAAATAACTAACAGGATCATTTAATTCATTCATTTGATTTGGATCGATTTCTCCGTCAAGACTAAGATTTGGTATTTGATAGAATTCATTGCAAGATTTGATGAGGCTTTGTATGAATTCAAGTTGAGGCATTTCATTGCTAGGTGTTATTTCACCAACTAGCAAG includes the following:
- the LOC129913949 gene encoding signal transducer and transcription activator-like isoform X2 — translated: MSLWSSVTNLVANGMYEMKSFYDRKGMYDIRVNYALWIEERLGCKRSDKIEEAAILFVNDLKEHIRLTEDHQTFTVITSRMGQITELEFYTHLIDGMAKEVLLVGEITPSNEMPQLEFIQSLIKSCNEFYQIPNLSLDGEIDPNQMNELNDPVSYLTKIFQGYDLSQRSVFDELKNWQRQQIRICNVDVPQKDNSNQIQNNVQINKLNQIQNCIELLVEVTFRLLQLIDSVRMRRMRNSALPDERLEQLAQEIRIKQENLMIDSFIVDNQPNQVIKTNTNFTASVRWLIGPQLGLNNSISNVECIVVPEDQARHLNKGQKINQAINASSKEIRGNEVKMEYQEQNRVYSANFKALQIKKIQRAERRGSSESVMDEKLALLFRMTVVVNNSSFTVSTLSPPVVVIVHGNQEHQACATIMWDNAFSEIGRDLFVVPDRVSWTKLSEALYLKCFSETKRGFTDANRYFLYEKFFPNHNMIPEVEISWTKFCKDELTGFPFTFWEWFYYTIKLIKERLLEPWNADLIEGFISKKATTEKLQSRPPGTFLLRFSDSIKGAITISYVNEYNQVDHIQPWNSKDLQNRCLADRIRDLVVLERLYPHEIPKSYLFDRFCSIDDQKVNVGYVPGVPITTILRTPPAAATTPTLLENMLQEKPMAIEEMLIE
- the LOC129913949 gene encoding signal transducer and transcription activator-like isoform X1, with the protein product MSLWSSVTNLVANGMYEMKSFYDRKGMYDIRVNYALWIEERLGCKRSDKIEEAAILFVNDLKEHIRLTEDHQTFTVITSRMGQITELEFYTHLIDGMAKEVLLVGEITPSNEMPQLEFIQSLIKSCNEFYQIPNLSLDGEIDPNQMNELNDPVSYLTKIFQGYDLSQRSVFDELKNWQRQQIRICNVDVPQKDNSNQIQNNVQINKLNQIQNCIELLVEVTFRLLQLIDSVRMRRMRNSALPDERLEQLAQEIRIKQENLMIDSFIVDNQPNQVIKTNTNFTASVRWLIGPQLGLNNSISNVECIVVPEDQARHLNKGQKINQAINASSKEIRGNEVKMEYQEQNRVYSANFKALQIKKIQRAERRGSSESVMDEKLALLFRMTVVVNNSSFTVSTLSPPVVVIVHGNQEHQACATIMWDNAFSEIGRDLFVVPDRVSWTKLSEALYLKCFSETKRGFTDANRYFLYEKFFPNHNMIPEVEISWTKFCKDELTGFPFTFWEWFYYTIKLIKERLLEPWNADLIEGFISKKATTEKLQSRPPGTFLLRFSDSIKGAITISYVNEYNQVDHIQPWNSKDLQNRCLADRIRDLVVLERLYPHEIPKSYLFDRFCSIDDQKVNVGYVPGVPITTILRTPPAAATTPTLLENMLQEKPMAIEEMLIDNEHSLEYNYDFDNNYDKFVTLDKFIQNF